The nucleotide sequence AGCAACAACAATCAATATTTTATAAGAGCACTGCTTAATAATTTTATTGATTCAAAAAATACGATTTTACAATTCAACATTATAAATTTATGGGAAGGTAAAAAATTTCACAAATATAATCTTCATCCAATTCTTGTAATACCTACGAGAGATAATCCGTGGAATGAAATTTATGCTATTAAAAACGAGGACTTATACCAGCATAAACCTATCCTTTTAAATGTGGATATTATAAGCAAAAAATGTACCGACAAAAATGGTAATATTTACACACTACATCCTTTTTCTCAAGCGCTTGCTGAATTTTCTGGAGAAAATGAAAATATCAAAAATAGGCTTGACTATAAATGGGAAGATTTAAGAAATCGATATTGCGAAAAAGAGATTGACGATGAAGTTAGGAAAGAGGATGAGTTTAGCAATTTCCTAAGGTTGTTTTTAAATTGGAATCGCCACTTTTTCATAGACAAAAAAGAAGTTGTTGATGTGCGAACAATAAGTTCTGGCGGACCAGATGTTGAATTGATTTTTTCAGGCGGAACCCTGCAAAAAGTAGAGCTGGAGCACAATTGGAATAGTTATCTTGACCACAATCATCAAAATAACAATGCTTTCAAAAATGTTTGGATTTTCGCAGAAGAAAAATTTGATTTAGCTAAAATCTTAAAATTATATGAGCAACCCAAAAAAGATCACAATGACAGGATACCCGATATTTTTTTATGCATCGGGAAGGATAACCAAAGACATGCATATAAAATAAATTGGAAAGAGAAAAAAGCTGAAGAAATGAATTTAAAATTCGAGTAGAAAATAAGACGGCTATGCTGTCTTATTTTGTTTTAATAAGTTTTAATTCCTTAACTTTCACTAATTTAATATTATTAATTTTCTTTAGCCTGTCTTCCATTATTTTAAAATATTCATTATCTTTTTCTATGCTTATTGAATTTCTTTTCAGCTCATCTGCTGTGTCAGCTAAGGTTCCGCTACCGGCAAAACAATCTACAATCCAATCATTTTCATTTGTAAATATTTTTATAAGATGAGCTACTATTTTTTTAGGCTTCTGCGTTGGGTGCGTTGTTCTTTCATTACCCATGCAAATTGGAGATTGCACGAAATTATGCATCTCGTTTTGTTTTGAAAAATTAAAAGTATATGATATTTTTTTATTATCAAAACCGTTTGTTGCCCACAATATAGCCTCGCAAGAAGATAAAAAACCAGTTTTTCTTATTTGGGGAGCTGGATTTGTTTTATGCCAAATAATTGTTCCGTGATGTTTAAATTCTAATTTTTCATATATCCTTTTGATATCGCTTATGTATTCCATTTTACAAAAAATTAATAGATTCCCGTTGTCTTTCAATATTGGTTTAAGCGATTTTATCCACTCGTTTGTAAAATCGAGGTATTCTTTATCAGCAAAATAATCCCACTTGCCAAAATCAGAAGACCTTGCTTTTCTACCTTTGAGAATCTTTGTGTTTTTGTTTGCTGTATTATACGGCGGATCAACAATTGCCGCATCAACTTTATTTTTCATTTTTGTCAAAACTTCAAAAGCATCGCCTAAAATTAAATAATGTTTTTGCATATAAATGTTTCGTTTATTCTTTTAATTGATTTATTATAATATTCGCGATCAAGCTCTGTTCCTAAATACGATCTGTTAAATTTTTTTGCAACAACCGCGGTTGTCCCTGACCCAATAAATGGATCAAAAACTATACTGTTAGGATTTGAAGTAGACAAAATCACTCGCTCTAAAAGCCATTCCGGTTTTTGAGTTGGGTGGATTTTTTTTCCGCCTGTTGTTTTCCCTTTAGTCCAAATTGAACGCATTTGCTTGCCGCCGTTCATTATCTTCATTTCTTTATAA is from bacterium and encodes:
- a CDS encoding site-specific DNA-methyltransferase — encoded protein: MQKHYLILGDAFEVLTKMKNKVDAAIVDPPYNTANKNTKILKGRKARSSDFGKWDYFADKEYLDFTNEWIKSLKPILKDNGNLLIFCKMEYISDIKRIYEKLEFKHHGTIIWHKTNPAPQIRKTGFLSSCEAILWATNGFDNKKISYTFNFSKQNEMHNFVQSPICMGNERTTHPTQKPKKIVAHLIKIFTNENDWIVDCFAGSGTLADTADELKRNSISIEKDNEYFKIMEDRLKKINNIKLVKVKELKLIKTK